ACAGCCCCCACTTGGTACACTTTGGTTACTTGCTTCAGTTCCAATAAGGCCATGCTCTGCTCCTTAGCGTTTCTTACCTGATTTTTTGCCTTCTTCACCCCCTGATTTCCGGACATGCATTCCAGTCTGCAATTCACGGCTCAGGACTTTATGGTTTCCGATGACAATTTCATCCCCGGCCTGAATGCCGGATTTAATTTCAAACAGATCCCGACTGCTAAGTCCGATGGTAACAGGAACAGCCGTAACCGTATCCTGATCCACCCGGAAGATGACCTCAATCATTTCATCCACGTCCTTTTCTTCCAGTGTCACTTGTTCATCAGACAGGGAATCTTTTTTAACGGCAGTAAAAACCTTATCGGCAGGCCGCACTGTTACACTTTGAATAGGAACGGCAACTGTATTTACAGCCTTATTCGTAAGAATTTCAACTGTCGCACTCATACCGGGACGCATCATATCCGGCACTTCCAGCATTTCAACCAGAACCGTAAAGTAAGTGACTGCTTCCTGAGTTCCCAGTCCGGTGGATTGGGCCAGGTTGGCAATATCCGTAACCACCCCTTTAAAAGATGTATCGGGAATGGCATCAATTTCAATATCCACCGGATCATTCAGTGAGACTCTGACCACATCATTTTCATTAACATCCACTTCCACTTCCATTTTGGAGAGATCAGCCACAACCATGATAATGTCAGCCTGGAACTGGGAGCCCAGGGCAATTTCACCCGCTTCTTTCCGAACCTGGATAATGGTCCCGTCGATGGGGGAAATGATCGTTGTTTTGGACAGATTATCTTCGGCCTGTTTTAAACTCGATTCAGCCTGAGCCAGATTACTCTGAATTCTTCCATATTCCGCCAGTGCCTGATCGAGGTCAGCCTGACTCAAATTTCCTGATTCAAACAAAGCCTTTGCCCGTTTAAGATCTTTTTTCGCTTTTTCAAAAGCAACTTTTGTGGAAGAATATGTCGCCCGGGCACTGAACACCGCCGCTTCGTAACGAATTTTATCCAACTGGGCCAATACCTGTCCTTTACGGACATTCTGACCGTCTTTCACATTCATCTCAATAATTTCACCGGCCACATTGGCACTGATATCCACCTGGGTGACAGGCTTCACCCGCCCACTTGCAGAAACTTTTTCTTCGACGGTATGACGTTTAACAACTTCTGTCTGCACTTCAACCGCCTGCTCTTTGTTCATCTTCAAATTGAAATACACAATGGCTGCTATAACCAGAATAACAACCGGAATAATCCATTTCTTCATTTTATTTCCCTAAAAGTTGATTAATGTGTGCTTCTGTTATTTTAGTATTATACCGGGCTTCCACCAGCTGACTTTCTGAAGCAAGGACGGATAACTGGGCATCTAACTGATCCAGGATCGTTCCGGAGCCCAGTTCAACCTGTTGTGTGACCAATTGATAATCCCGTTTTGCCGATTCCAGACTAACCTCATGAATCTCAGTCAGCTCACGATAGGTTTTCAGAGACTGATACAACTCATCGAGCCGGGCAAATAAATCGTTAACGGCATCATCATACATGATTTGCAAAGATTTTAAATCGATTTCGGCTTTTTGCTTTTCCGTACTTCTGCGAAAACCTTCAAAGAGGGAAATATTAGCCGATAAACCCAGTGAATTGGATTTTACCGCCCCCCCGTCATCATCGCGGTAAGAATAGGTATAATCCCCTGAAATAGTCGGCAAATAAGATTCTTTTTTTATTTTTACATTGAGTTTCTGAAGTTCGATCTGTTTTTTCAGAGCCAACAGAGAGAAATTGTATTTTTTAATCATGCGCCTGGCTTCCTGAATATCCGGAAGGCTGGAAGGTCCCGAATTCATTGGCTGAAGTCTCAGTTCTTCTGCAGGATCCTGTCCCATCAGTAGGTTAAGCTCACGCTTCAGACTTCTGTTCCGCTGTTCTTCAGATAAAAGCTGGCTTTGAAACTGGCCTTTCTGAACCCTGACCTTCAACAAATCGGACTCTGTCCTTGCCCCCAGCTCGACCATACTCTGAACCCGTTTGATATTTTCTTCAGCAAAGCGAATGTTTTCTTTATAGACGGCTATCAACTCATCAGAAGCCAGGATGCTGTAATAATATTGAATCACCGATGCTTCCAGAAGTGAAATGGCATCCTGCAGATTCAACCCTGCCACTTCTTCCGAGAACTTTGCCGCTTTCAAGCCTGAAAAAAGCCCGGGATAAAATACATTCTGACTTACAGTTCCTGAGAGTGTATATCCCGAGTTGTCAGTTGTGACGATAGAATTATCGGTGTGGGAATAACTTGCAGATACATGCCCGTAAACGGAGGGGTAAAGGTTAGAGTAACTCTGTTTAACCGTCAACCCGGTTTTTTCTGTTTCCAGCCGTTTCTGTAAGAGGTCTCCATTTGCTTTGAGTGCCTGTTCCCGACACTCACTCAATGTCATAAGCGGTGCAGCCTGAATCCATCCCGCTACCCACACACACACGAATATCCATTTTATCTTGCCTACCTTCATGAATCGATCCTGTCTTTATTTTCTCCGTTTCGGACACCCTGGTTAGCAAAGGGTTGTCCAATTTTTTATGCCAGGGGTGAGAATCCCTGCAGGACAACAGTGAGAACTGCCCCAAGCAGCCAGATGATACCTGTCAGAACAAAGGCCTTTTTGCCGGAATAGTTGTAAATCACCTTAAAGGCAATAATCCAGAGTATCCACTTCCAGATTTTAAAAACATCGGCCTGCATGGCAATCCGAAACCAAATATTGGATAAATCAAAATCGCTGAAAAACATAGCCAGACTCGTATGGACCATCATTGTTTTTTGAGCAAGCATGATGGGAATTTTAACTATACTGGCCAGGACATCCACCATGCTTATGTGAAGGGCTATGGCAAGCAACGTCATATATTTTGCATATCCTCCGCCGAAGAAATTCCCGACAAATAAATATATTACTGCCATGAAAAAAGCATAGATAATCGGTGTGATACCACCAAGGATCATATTTTGAATCGGGACATGATCGGTGGAAATCCGCTGCAACATAGCCTCTTTCTGCTGATCTGTCAGGTTATCCATCCGGGTGATCATCTGACGGCTTTCCTTTACCTGAATCGGATGTGTCAGTTGTACCGTGAGCATTGAAACAAGCACAAGCAATAATACCGGAAGCCACAAATCCTTCCATGTGATTTTCTCACCAAAGGATGTAAAGGTTTTTTCCGGATTGGCAAAGACATTCAACACACGTTTAAAAGGATTCATTTTTTCACTTACCATAGCTTTTTTACTCCTTATTCATACAGGATTTCAATGTATAGATATGACCTTTCGATCACGGAAAAGTTAATGAAATTTACATGAAATCCAAATCTTCATAACCGGTACTGTCATAAAAAAAGATATTCTTATCAGGAATATAATATAAATCGTATAAATACTGAATTAATTTACGGAGAGATTCAGCCTGTTTCTCCGGCAACCAGATACCTTTTTGAAATTTCATATCGGAAACACAACACAGGTGGATATATTCATCCGCCCCTGTCGGGGTTTCGGAGAAATAAGCCATATCCCGTCCCTGATAAACATTTCCTTTTTTGTTTATAATGTAATGATATGTTATATCCGGATAATGGAGATGTAAGATTTGGTAAGCCTGAAGTGAATGCGGACTTATATTACAACTAAAGCCGGAGTAGTGTATGCAAATTCCTTTAAAAGGGACATGGTGTCGCCTTCTTTTTTCCATCCGTCGGGGATGGACCGGATCACGTGCATTCCATGCTTCCCTTGGTATGATTTCCGGCGATTCCCGATTATCTGAACACGCCCAGAGCAAACCGATGCAACATATAAGCTTAAGGATCCGTCTTAAAATGATGTGTATAATAATCATAAGCTGTAAGTCCCAATTTGTTCAGGTAAAATTCCTGATCCATCGTTTTTCCATAATCAATTCCCCGGCCATAGTAAGACCCCAGAGCTGCAACATCAGGGGAATACCCAAACCGTTCCTCGAATCTGTCCTTGATCAGGCAACAATAAACAGCACTGTACACAATATTTGTATCCGGATAAGACAAACGTCGAATAAGATGGGACCTGCTATTTGATGATGAAAAGGGTAAAAGATCCGAATGATGGAGTTCAATCCATTCACAAGTGGAAATTTTCAACTGGGCAAATCCGACAGAGGCATCAAAACCCAACCGGGCCCTGCTGAAATCTGCTTTGTCCAGATGATTTACATTATGAAGCCGTTCAGCATAGACAACACTGAAATAAACTGAAGGCGATAAAGAAAATCGTCTGCACACCTCTTGTATCGTATTTTCATACTTTAACATATACCTTTCAGTTCTGAGTTTTTTTATCCATGGTCTGAACAATGTACTAAACATCAGGATCAAACAGAATGTCATGGCAAATACAAACCACTTAAGCGTTTTTTTCATAGAATTTCCTCAAAATTTTCATATCCAAAGCCAGCCTCCAGGGATTTGCCGGTTCATACAGAAAAAAATACCGGCATGTATCCCTCCTGTAATAACAGAGAATGTTTAAAGGGATATCCAATGATTCAGGAAAAGAAATCCGGGAATCGCAAGACTCGCATCCGGCAGGAAGAGATTGCCGGTTTGCAACAACAATCAATGGCCACGCTGGAAAATGTGTTTGCAGATAACTTTTAATAGTCTGCGAATTTTCATCCCGGTTTATCATTAAAAGCAAACCTTCGCCACTTCCGGTTTCAAAAAGCGAGTCCACAGGTGTTATCAGATAGCGGGCTCTGAGATTTTCCAGGCTGAGCAGTTCTGTTGCCGAACGTTCAGCATGGAGAAGGCATCGGGTCAATTCCTTGTGACGGTACAAAAGCAGCAGTAACCATAAAAACAATAAAATCAAAATCAGGTAATGCATTTTCTTATTCATAAACATTTCCCTTTCTGCTTTCGAGAGAGATACCCATGGAAACGGCTTCTGATTTCAGGCGTTGGATACGATTCAAAAGGCGCCGGTTTTGTTTGCTCCGTTTGATAAATTCCGCCAGAGCTTCAGGATTGGGAAGACCGGCCACCAGCAGAATCATGTCATCCGGCCGCAATTCTTCAACTTCTTTACCAAACAATTCTCGCCCCGCAGAAGCGAGTCCCACACTGTTTGGTGACCACATAACACAGTTGATATAGAGTTCAAGAATCTCATCCTTACTTAAAAGCCATTCAACAATCCAGACTCCGGCCATTTCATGGAGTTTGAACCATATCGTTCTGTCACAGGAGCCCCAGATAGTTTTTATCAATTGTTGTGTCAGAGTACTGCCACCCGGTTTTTCTGTCCCGGAAATGTTCGGAGTAAATAAAATTTTCAGAATCCGGAAAAAATCCACACCATGGTGTTCATAAAAACGGCGGTCCTCTGATGTCAGCAACAGAAGAACCATCGTGTCAGAAAGCTGATCCAGGTGAATCCAATTCTCATCAAGTGAGGAAATACAGGTTATTTTCTCCTTCAGATAGGCCGATTTCCGGATTAACCGGCTCAATTCAGGCAGGGAGGAGTCCTTCAAAATCAGGGCCCTGCGGAACCATATCCCGATGTAGACAGCAACCAGAGCAATCAGAAATAGCACTACACCTGTTACATATTTCGATTTCTTAGTATACTCTTTCAAAGACTGCCGTATTTTTTCCCAGAGAAAAGCCAAGCACTTTACCAATCCGGGTAATAAATTTCACTTTCATGATTTCAACTGGCGGATTGTCTTTTATCCAGACATAATCTTCCTGTCCCATCAAAGGGCTTGCCTTCATACTAACATGCCATTTACGGCATGGGATTTTTCGATTTTGAAAATTGAGTGTATCCATACCTGCCGCTTCATAGAGGTAAGGAACCGTTTTACCATTATACAGATAGAACTCAATGGGATTGTCTGTAGGGGGCGAATGATACAAGAGGCGGGCAAAACGGGCGTAAGAGGGAAAAGCCACTCTCTCGAAGGGGGTATGCATGGTATAGGATTTATCTTTCATCCGTTTATTCACGAGATATTCGTTTTTACTGTAATCCACCTTTACTTCCTCTCCCAAAGCAGGGATCCGGAACCACACCGGCTCACCCGTCTTCCGGTTAAAAATGACATCCACACCGCCAAGAGGTGAAGCAGTAAAGATTTCACGATAGCGTAGACAATCCAGCGAATCCACCAGAGTGTCATGAATAGTAATTGTCAGATAATCATTTCTATTCCGTTGCTTTAGAACCCATTTGCAGGATATGGAGTCGTCCGGGTCCGAAGCTGTCAGGACAGGTGCCATCATAAGCCAGAAAATCAGACAGGACAAAAATTCAACCCGTAATCGTTTGATAAAACACATATTTCTTCCCTCTTTGTTTCTTTTAAAACCGGGAGAGCCGTTTTCGGCTCTCCCGGCGCGCCCCCGGGATTTTAGTCACAATACCGGAAGATAAGCGACGTTCCGATATTCATGACCATTCCCTGTGATGTGAAGATACCAAAGCCCAGGGTGATAATCCCAGCCAGACAGGCAAGATAAGACCCGGGCAGGTATCCTCCCGTGTACTCCATCATCTCGTTCAAGGTAAGTTCATTCATTTCCGACCCCCTTTCGTTTATGTTTCTTGTTTCCCGCCGGAATCCATTTCAGGAGTTCCCGAATATTCCTGTCACCGCGCAGTGAATGGACATATTTATTCTCACCATCATAAATAAATGTGACCGGCAAAGGAGGATCTCCAAAACAAGTGTATGCCGTGCTAATATCCAGAATTCCT
The DNA window shown above is from Candidatus Neomarinimicrobiota bacterium and carries:
- a CDS encoding TolC family protein; this translates as MKVGKIKWIFVCVWVAGWIQAAPLMTLSECREQALKANGDLLQKRLETEKTGLTVKQSYSNLYPSVYGHVSASYSHTDNSIVTTDNSGYTLSGTVSQNVFYPGLFSGLKAAKFSEEVAGLNLQDAISLLEASVIQYYYSILASDELIAVYKENIRFAEENIKRVQSMVELGARTESDLLKVRVQKGQFQSQLLSEEQRNRSLKRELNLLMGQDPAEELRLQPMNSGPSSLPDIQEARRMIKKYNFSLLALKKQIELQKLNVKIKKESYLPTISGDYTYSYRDDDGGAVKSNSLGLSANISLFEGFRRSTEKQKAEIDLKSLQIMYDDAVNDLFARLDELYQSLKTYRELTEIHEVSLESAKRDYQLVTQQVELGSGTILDQLDAQLSVLASESQLVEARYNTKITEAHINQLLGK
- a CDS encoding N-acetylmuramoyl-L-alanine amidase gives rise to the protein MIIIHIILRRILKLICCIGLLWACSDNRESPEIIPREAWNARDPVHPRRMEKRRRHHVPFKGICIHYSGFSCNISPHSLQAYQILHLHYPDITYHYIINKKGNVYQGRDMAYFSETPTGADEYIHLCCVSDMKFQKGIWLPEKQAESLRKLIQYLYDLYYIPDKNIFFYDSTGYEDLDFM
- a CDS encoding YIP1 family protein — translated: MVSEKMNPFKRVLNVFANPEKTFTSFGEKITWKDLWLPVLLLVLVSMLTVQLTHPIQVKESRQMITRMDNLTDQQKEAMLQRISTDHVPIQNMILGGITPIIYAFFMAVIYLFVGNFFGGGYAKYMTLLAIALHISMVDVLASIVKIPIMLAQKTMMVHTSLAMFFSDFDLSNIWFRIAMQADVFKIWKWILWIIAFKVIYNYSGKKAFVLTGIIWLLGAVLTVVLQGFSPLA
- a CDS encoding efflux RND transporter periplasmic adaptor subunit, which produces MKKWIIPVVILVIAAIVYFNLKMNKEQAVEVQTEVVKRHTVEEKVSASGRVKPVTQVDISANVAGEIIEMNVKDGQNVRKGQVLAQLDKIRYEAAVFSARATYSSTKVAFEKAKKDLKRAKALFESGNLSQADLDQALAEYGRIQSNLAQAESSLKQAEDNLSKTTIISPIDGTIIQVRKEAGEIALGSQFQADIIMVVADLSKMEVEVDVNENDVVRVSLNDPVDIEIDAIPDTSFKGVVTDIANLAQSTGLGTQEAVTYFTVLVEMLEVPDMMRPGMSATVEILTNKAVNTVAVPIQSVTVRPADKVFTAVKKDSLSDEQVTLEEKDVDEMIEVIFRVDQDTVTAVPVTIGLSSRDLFEIKSGIQAGDEIVIGNHKVLSRELQTGMHVRKSGGEEGKKSGKKR
- a CDS encoding transglycosylase domain-containing protein codes for the protein MAFLWEKIRQSLKEYTKKSKYVTGVVLFLIALVAVYIGIWFRRALILKDSSLPELSRLIRKSAYLKEKITCISSLDENWIHLDQLSDTMVLLLLTSEDRRFYEHHGVDFFRILKILFTPNISGTEKPGGSTLTQQLIKTIWGSCDRTIWFKLHEMAGVWIVEWLLSKDEILELYINCVMWSPNSVGLASAGRELFGKEVEELRPDDMILLVAGLPNPEALAEFIKRSKQNRRLLNRIQRLKSEAVSMGISLESRKGNVYE